In the genome of Meles meles chromosome 4, mMelMel3.1 paternal haplotype, whole genome shotgun sequence, one region contains:
- the USF3 gene encoding basic helix-loop-helix domain-containing protein USF3 — translation MPEMTENETPTKKQHRKKNRETHNAVERHRKKKINAGINRIGELIPCSPALKQSKNMILDQAFKYITELKRQNDELLLNGGNNEQAEEIKKLRKQLEEIQKENGRYIELLKANDICLYDDPTIHWKGNLKNSKVSVVIPSDQVQKNIIVYSNGSQPGGNSQGTAVQGITFNVGHNLQKQTANVAPVQRTCNLVTPVSISGVYPPENKPWHQTTVSALAANQPVPLCLPATISAQNILELSTSESESSVLGATSGSLIAVPIGPEAHQHRSLHTCLNDQNSPENKNGQESPKLVRKTVPCATSIPTTSLATSAKVHHGSKSCLSIQDFRNDFQTTFIVSVTTTVCSQPPRSADDSCPVSISKGTDSAAVTAVVAPSAPGGGKTAAPVSTLSATPLDSSWTLSCSLPSSSVSASDLKNMNSLTRISSAGNTQTTWTTLQLAGNTIQPLSQTPSSAVTPVVNESGPSPTTANHGRPVATGVNLSNSFPADGQAVEQVVVTLPSCPSLPMQPLIAQPQVKSQPPKNILPLNSAMQVIQMAQPVGSAVNTAPGNQNLIILQPPSTTPCPAVMRAEVPNQTMGQQIVIIQAANQNHLPLLSAPSPGSVRLPVNGASALIGSNNSVQNVSTPQTFGGKHLVHILPRPSSLATSSSTQTFSVTMSNQQQPQTISLNGQLFALQPVMSSSGTTNQTPMQIIQPTTSEDPNTNVALNTFGALASLNQSISQMAGQSCVQLSISQPANPPTAANSQATPVNCVSLTTTVASPVTTDNSATLPSAYSLVTTPSANTVACLPNVKSKRLNKKPGAKKHLAANKSACPLNPVRDAGKFDCSSTDITAEPSRNNDGLLESLPVGLPSVAGSQANSVSVSGAHSGDLLNSKSVIPESLPKSKSAEETSSPSQESIPSEHFVMAPAKSKDSAPILQGETPQDNPPTSLALSDAAKSCTSANVLIPSPNDPHVLVSQVSGLSSTASTAGTDCVSEVEVIAEPCRVEQDSPDTLQATGLLKGPGLTALLSGLAKEKDPQKLSLSVQVDHPDFSSENSKLVDAGVDLHPKQELLLMSSDDRDPGPPHSCVPDPEVISGSLLVSRQADSPMSTSSGSSRSFSVASMLPETTREDVTSSTTTNTCDSCTFAEQTDIVALAARAIFDQDSLEKGRAGSQADMRDVTSKPAEASPLDGDQPFKTQVSKEGGAGQAEATPNEFTSQDSIEAAVDRPLGKPSCSVGMKTSNASLQVSTSQPPSVTSLSVNNLIHQGSISHPLVSCAGLSQTSEQTTVPATVNLTVASSSYTSQPPGPTLMTEYPQEQLSAITGTIPNPQIQEPLLKPSQESRKDSAKRAVQDDLLLSSAKRQKHCQPAPLRLEAMSLMSRTPDSISDQAQMMVSQLPPNSANSVVPISNPAHGDGLIRLFPPSNNFVAPALRQTEVQCSSQNSVAEQQQTQASQHLQALQQHVPAQGVSHLHSNHLYLKQQQQQAVRERHHLYQLQHHIPHAESSVHSQPHNVHQQRTLQQEVQMQKKRNLVQGTQASQLALQPKHPGTDQPRPKSGQPHPHHQQIQQQMQQHFGSSQPEKSCENPPTGRNHHNHPQNHLSQDLLHQQPDVGSRPQGSGVSSEHVSGHNPMQRLLTSRGMEQQMVSQPSIVTRPSDMTCAPHRPERNRVSSYSAEALIGKTSSNSEQRMGISIQGSRVSDQLEMRSYLDVPRNKSLALHNMQGRVDHPVAPEIRLSDCQTFKPSGASQQPPSNFEVQSSRNNEIGNPVSSLRTMQSQAFRISQNPGPPPIDRQKRLPYPPVQSVPAGNAIPPRDSENTCHQSFMQSLLAPHLGDQVLGTQRPLSEHQRNTQCGPSSAIEYNCPPAHESVHIRRESESQNRESCDMSLGAINTRNSTLSIPFSSSSSSGDIQGRNTSPNVSVQKSNPMRITDSHGTKGHMNPPVTTNMHGVARPALPHPSVSHGNAEQGPPVRPTNSSVPQRSRHPLQDSSGSKIRQPERNRSGNQRHSNVFDPSLPHLPLSTSGSMILGRQQPTTEKRGSIVRFMPDSPQIPNDNSAPDQHTLSQNFGFPFIPEGGMNPPINANTSFIPQVTQPSATRTPALIPVDPQNTLPSFYPPYSPAHPTLSNDISIPYFSNQMFSNPSTEKVNSGSLNNRFGSILSPPRPVGFAQPSFPLLPDMPPMHMTNSHLSNFNMTSLFPEIATALPDGSAMSPLLTIANSSASDSSKQSSNRPAHNISHILGHDCSSAV, via the coding sequence TGGaagaaattcaaaaagaaaatggcCGATATATTGAATTACTGAAAGCAAATGACATATGCCTATATGATGACCCCACAATCCACTggaaaggaaatcttaaaaactCGAAGGTCTCTGTTGTTATTCCCAGTGATCAGGTTCAAAAAAATATCATTGTTTATTCCAATGGGAGTCAGCCTGGTGGAAATAGCCAGGGAACAGCTGTTCAGGGGATAACCTTTAATGTTGGTCATAATTTACAAAAGCAGACCGCCAACGTGGCGCCGGTACAGAGGACTTGCAATCTGGTGACTCCTGTGTCTATTTCTGGAGTTTACCCTCCTGAAAACAAGCCATGGCATCAGACCACAGTTTCTGCATTGGCTGCCAACCAACCTGTTCCTCTTTGTCTTCCTGCTACCATTTCTGCTCAAAACATTCTCGAGCTTTCCACCTCCGAAAGTGAATCGAGTGTGCTTGGTGCCACCAGTGGCTCACTGATCGCTGTTCCCATTGGGCCTGAAGCCCACCAACATCGTTCCTTGCACACATGTCTGAATGATCAGAATTCTCCTGAAAATAAGAATGGGCAAGAGAGCCCCAAATTAGTGAGGAAAACGGTCCCTTGTGCCACAAGCATCCCCACCACTTCCTTGGCGACTTCTGCGAAAGTGCACCATGGAAGCAAGTCCTGCCTGAGCATACAGGATTTCAGAAATGATTTTCAAACCACCTTCATCGTTTCAGTTACCACCACAGTCTGCTCCCAGCCCCCCAGGTCTGCAGATGATTCCTGTCCAGTGAGCATTAGCAAGGGCACAGACTCTGCAGCTGTTACCGCGGTGGTGGCCCCCTCTGCCCCCGGAGGAGGGAAGACCGCCGCTCCAGTAAGCACTCTCTCTGCAACCCCTTTGGACAGTAGTTGGACACTTTCTTGTTCTTTGCCTTCTTCAAGTGTTAGCGcttcagatttaaaaaacatgaatAGCCTTACCCGAATCTCCTCCGCTGGAAACACACAGACAACGTGGACTACTCTGCAACTGGCAGGAAACACTATTCAACCCTTGAGCCAGACACCATCTTCTGCTGTGACTCCAGTAGTAAATGAGTCTGGTCCCAGCCCTACCACAGCCAACCACGGGAGACCCGTCGCTACAGGTGTTAACTTGAGTAATTCCTTTCCAGCAGATGGGCAGGCAGTTGAGCAAGTGGTTGTAACCTTGCCTTCTTGCCCGTCTTTACCTATGCAGCCACTGATTGCCCAACCACAAGTTAAATCTCAGCCTCCAAAAAATATCCTTCCTTTGAATTCAGCGATGCAGGTTATTCAGATGGCTCAGCCCGTTGGGTCGGCTGTTAACACAGCTCCAGGTAATCAAAACCTTATCATTCTCCAACCCCCCAGCACGACCCCTTGCCCAGCGGTGATGAGAGCAGAGGTTCCCAACCAAACCATGGGTCAACAGATAGTGATCATACAGGCAGCTAATCAGAACCACTTGCCGCTCCTCTCGGCTCCATCTCCTGGTTCTGTTCGACTCCCTGTCAATGGAGCCAGTGCTCTAATAGGGTCTAATAATTCAGTGCAGAATGTTTCGACCCCACAGACTTTTGGAGGAAAGCATCTCGTCCATATATTACCAAGACCTTCATCTTTAGCAACATCTAGTTCAACACAAACTTTTTCTGTTACCATGTCAAACCAACAGCAGCCTCAAACCATTTCTTTAAATGGACAGCTCTTTGCTTTGCAGCCTGTGATGTCCTCATCAGGAACTACAAATCAAACCCCTATGCAAATTATCCAACCCACCACCAGCGAAGATCCAAATACCAACGTTGCCCTGAATACATTTGGAGCTTTGGCCAGCCTCAATCAAAGCATATCGCAGATGGCTGGGCAAAGCTGTGTACAGTTGTCTATTAGCCAGCCTGCCAATCCTCCGACTGCCGCAAATAGTCAGGCCACCCCAGTTAACTGTGTTTCGTTAACAACAACCGTAGCATCTCCTGTGACAACTGATAATTCGGCCACACTACCCAGTGCTTACAGTCTAGTAACTACTCCCTCAGCGAACACCGTAGCTTGTTTACCTAATGTGAAGTCGAAAAGGTTGAATAAGAAGCCAGGTGCCAAGAAACACTTAGCAGCTAACAAGTCGGCATGCCCCCTGAATCCAGTCAGAGATGCGGGCAAGTTTGACTGCTCCAGCACTGACATCACAGCAGAACCGTCACGTAATAATGACGGACTGCTGGAAAGCCTCCCTGTTGGGTTACCGTCTGTTGCCGGGTCCCAGGCAAACAGTGTAAGTGTTTCTGGTGCACATTCTGGGGACCTTCTGAATTCCAAGTCAGTGATACCTGAATCTCTACCCAAATCTAAGTCAGCAGAAGAGACTAGCTCGCCCTCCCAAGAATCTATACCGAGTGAACATTTTGTCATGGCCCCAGCAAAATCCAAAGATTCTGCCCCCATTTTGCAAGGAGAAACCCCTCAGGATAATCCACCAACTAGTTTGGCGTTGTCAGATGCTGCCAAATCCTGCACTTCGGCTAACGTGTTGATTCCATCTCCAAATGATCCCCACGTTTTGGTTTCTCAGGTTTCTGGTCTGTCATCTACCGCCAGCACTGCCGGCACGGACTGTGTTTCTGAGGTAGAGGTCATTGCAGAACCCTGCAGGGTGGAGCAAGATTCACCTGATACGTTGCAAGCGACGGGTCTCTTAAAGGGACCGGGCTTGACTGCACTGCTGTCTGGTCTCGCGAAAGAGAAAGACCCTCAGAAACTATCTCTTTCAGTCCAGGTGGACCATCCTGACTTTTCTTCAGAAAACTCTAAACTGGTTGATGCAGGTGTCGATTTACATCCCAAACAGGAGCTCTTACTGATGAGCAGTGACGATAGAGACCCTGGGCCGCCTCACTCGTGCGTCCCTGATCCGGAGGTCATCAGTGGCTCCTTGCTGGTCAGCAGACAGGCCGACTCTCCCATGTCAACCAGCTCTGGCAGCAGCCGTAGTTTCTCAGTGGCGTCCATGCTTCCTGAAACGACTAGAGAGGATGTCACCAGCAGTACAACGACCAATACGTGTGACAGCTGTACGTTTGCAGAGCAAACTGACATCGTCGCTCTTGCGGCAAGAGCTATTTTTGACCAGGACAGCCTTGAGAAGGGAAGAGCTGGCAGCCAGGCTGACATGAGGGACGTCACTTCGAAGCCTGCCGAAGCATCACCTCTAGACGGGGACCAGCCTTTCAAAACACAGGTATCTAAAGAGGGTGGCGCAGGACAGGCAGAAGCAACACCAAATGAATTTACTTCTCAGGATTCAATTGAAGCCGCAGTGGATCGGCCCCTTGGGAAACCAAGTTGTTCTGTGGGAATGAAAACATCCAATGCCTCTTTACAGGTTTCAACCTCTCAGCCACCAAGCGTCACCAGTTTAAGCGTGAATAATCTTATCCACCAGGGCAGCATCAGCCATCCTCTGGTCAGCTGTGCTGGTTTGTCCCAAACTTCAGAGCAAACAACTGTTCCTGCAACGGTTAATCTGACGGTGGCATCTAGCTCCTACACCAGTCAGCCTCCCGGACCAACTCTGATGACCGAATATCCCCAGGAACAGCTCAGCGCCATAACTGGCACCATACCAAATCCACAGATCCAAGAGCCCCTCTTAAAGCCAAGCCAGGAAAGCCGCAAAGACTCTGCTAAGCGTGCTGTCCAAGATGACCTTTTATTGTCTTCAGCTAAACGTCAGAAGCATTGCCAGCCAGCCCCGCTGAGGCTTGAGGCAATGTCCCTGATGAGCCGAACTCCAGACAGCATTTCTGATCAGGCTCAGATGATGGTCAGTCAGCTCCCTCCCAACTCTGCGAACTCCGTGGTGCCCATCAGCAACCCAGCACATGGGGACGGCCTCATCCGACTGTTTCCACCTAGTAACAATTTTGTGGCCCCCGCATTGAGACAAACGGAAGTGCAGTGTAGCTCTCAGAATTCGGTCGCCGAGCAACAGCAGACCCAGGCCAGTCAACATCTCCAGGCGCTGCAGCAGCATGTTCCGGCCCAGGGGGTGTCCCACCTGCACAGTAACCACCTCTACttaaagcagcagcagcagcaagcagTGCGCGAGAGGCATCACCTGTATCAGCTGCAGCATCACATACCTCACGCAGAGAGCTCTGTCCACTCTCAGCCCCATAACGTCCACCAACAGAGGACTCTACAACAGGAAGttcagatgcagaaaaagcggAATCTTGTTCAGGGCACTCAGGCCTCTCAGCTTGCCTTGCAACCAAAGCACCCCGGAACTGACCAGCCCCGGCCCAAGAGCGGTCAGCCACACCCCCACCATCAGCAGATACAGCAACAGATGCAGCAGCACTTTGGAAGTTCGCAGCCAGAGAAGAGTTGTGAAAACCCTCCGACCGGCCGGAACCACCATAACCATCCCCAGAACCATCTCAGTCAAGATCTTCTGCACCAGCAGCCTGATGTTGGGAGCAGGCCGCAAGGTTCAGGGGTTTCTTCGGAACACGTATCCGGGCATAACCCAATGCAGAGGCTTCTGACATCAAGAGGCATGGAGCAGCAAATGGTGTCCCAGCCAAGTATTGTGACGAGACCTTCAGACATGACCTGTGCTCCACACAGGCCAGAGAGAAATAGGGTTTCAAGTTATTCTGCTGAGGCACTCATTGGAAAGACATCTTCTAATTCCGAGCAGAGAATGGGCATATCAATTCAGGGTTCCAGAGTTTCAGATCAGCTTGAAATGCGAAGCTATCTTGATGTTCCCAGGAATAAGAGCTTGGCCCTTCACAATATGCAGGGTCGCGTGGACCATCCCGTTGCCCCGGAGATCCGCCTTTCTGATTGTCAGACATTTAAACCGAGTGGAGCCAGTCAACAGCCCCCGAGTAATTTTGAAGTACAGTCCTCAAGAAACAATGAAATAGGTAACCCTGTATCATCCCTGAGGACTATGCAGTCCCAGGCTTTTCGAATCAGTCAAAACCCTGGTCCACCACCAATCGACCGCCAAAAGAGATTGCCTTATCCACCAGTTCAGAGTGTCCCAGCAGGAAATGCCATCCCACCAAGGGACAGTGAAAACACATGCCACCAGAGTTTCATGCAGAGCTTACTTGCCCCTCACCTTGGTGATCAGGTCCTTGGAACGCAGAGACCACTCTCGGAACATCAGAGGAACACACAGTGTGGTCCATCCTCTGCCATTGAATATAATTGTCCCCCAGCTCATGAAAGTGTACATATTAGAAGAGAGAGCGAGAGTCAGAACAGGGAAAGCTGTGACATGTCCCTAGGTGCAATTAACACCAGGAACAGCACCTTGAGTATTCCTTTCTCCAGTTCTTCTTCTTCAGGAGATATTCAAGGTCGAAACACAAGTCCCAATGTTTCTGTGCAGAAGTCCAATCCCATGAGGATAACTGACAGTCATGGGACCAAGGGCCACATGAACCCTCCAGTCACAACCAACATGCATGGGGTTGCAAGGCCAGCTCTGCCGCATCCGTCTGTGTCTCATGGAAATGCTGAGCAAGGGCCTCCTGTACGTCCAACTAACTCTTCAGTTCCCCAGCGATCAAGGCATCCCTTGCAAGACAGCAGTGGTTCCAAAATCCGTCAACCTGAAAGGAATCGTTCTGGAAACCAAAGACACAGTAATGTCTTTGATCCGAGTCTTCCCCATCTTCCTCTGTCTACTAGTGGCAGTATGATTCTTGGACGCCAGCAGCCCActacagagaagagaggaagtaTTGTTCGTTTCATGCCCGATAGCCCACAAATCCCTAACGATAACTCGGCACCTGACCAGCATACACTATCACAAAATTTcggttttccttttattcctgaGGGTGGCATGAATCCACCAATAAATGCTAATACTTCTTTCATTCCACAGGTAACTCAGCCTAGTGCCACTCGAACGCCAGCTCTCATCCCTGTAGACCCCCAGAATACTCTACCCTCCTTCTATCCCCCGTACTCTCCTGCTCATCCTACACTGTCCAATGATATTTCCATCCCGTATTTTTCCAATCAGATGTTCTCAAATCCTAGCACTGAGAAGGTCAACAGTGGAAGCCTAAATAACCGATTTGGATCAATTCTGTCTCCTCCCAGGCCTGTTGGTTTTGCTCAACCAAGTTTTCCTCTGCTCCCTGATATGCCGCCAATGCACATGACCAACTCTCACTTGTCCAACTTTAACATGACATCTTTGTTTCCAGAAATAGCTACAGCTCTTCCGGATGGCTCGGCAATGTCACCTTTGCTTACCATAGCAAACTCCTCTGCCTCCGACTCTTCCAAGCAGTCCTCAAACAGACCTGCCCACAACATAAGCCATATTTTAGGTCATGACTGCAGTTCAGCTGTCTGA